The DNA window TCGATGGCCTTCATCGTGTACAGGCCGCGACGGATCGCGGCTGGCGACTTGTCCAGAAGACAGCCCAGCAGGGCCTCCAGGCCTGAATCCAGGTCGTCGGCGACCGTATTGACCAGCCCCCAGTTCAGCGCCTGCGCTGCGGAGATGGGTTCGCCCGTCAGGCACATCTGCGCCACTGCGCGCCGAGGCAGCAGATGATGGAGTACGCTCAGGACCTGCGCCGGGAACAGGCCGACCTTCACCTCGGGCAGGCCGAACACCGCGTGCGGTGCTGCCACGGCGAGATCGCACATGGCCAGCAAGCCCATGCCACCGGCCATGCAGGCGCCGTTCACGCGGGCGACCAGCGGTACAATGCTGCGTCGCGCCAGCCTGAGCAGTTCGGCAAGAGCTGCATAGGGCTCGGAATGGTCGAAGCGAAAGGCCGTGCCGGCCGCAAGGTCGGCTCCCGCGCAGAAGGCCTTATCTCCGGCGCCCGTGAGGACGACAGCCCGCACGTCGCGTTCATGCTGGACGCGCTCGATCGCATCGCAAAGGCCGCTGAGCACGCCGGGACTGATCGCGTTGCGGCGCGCCTCCCTCGATATCGTGAGCCAGAGGACGCCGCCGCGGCGCTCCTCGAGCAGTTCTGAAGAAGGGTTGGTCATGAGTCCCCCGGATGCGGATCGAAGGCGAAGCGAGAAATGAGCTCAGGCGGCTTGCGGCGGCTGGAGCACGACCGGCCGCTGGAATACCACGTTGTCGGCCACCAGTTGATTGATCCGCTGCTCGCC is part of the Bradyrhizobium erythrophlei genome and encodes:
- a CDS encoding enoyl-CoA hydratase-related protein, encoding MTNPSSELLEERRGGVLWLTISREARRNAISPGVLSGLCDAIERVQHERDVRAVVLTGAGDKAFCAGADLAAGTAFRFDHSEPYAALAELLRLARRSIVPLVARVNGACMAGGMGLLAMCDLAVAAPHAVFGLPEVKVGLFPAQVLSVLHHLLPRRAVAQMCLTGEPISAAQALNWGLVNTVADDLDSGLEALLGCLLDKSPAAIRRGLYTMKAIEAMSFEESMRFTESQIALFALTEDAAEGQLAFREKRAPNWTGR